Below is a window of Candidatus Trichorickettsia mobilis DNA.
ATCGCTGATGAGTTAGTACAGCCGGATAAAGGTAGCGGTTTAGTGATGTGCTGTACTTTTGGTGATATTACTGACATTAAATGGTGGCAAAAACATCAATTACCATTAAAAATTATTATTAATAAATTTGGACAGATTGCTGATATTACCTTTGATTCCAATTGTCAAAATATTCACAAAGCTACTGATTTTGCCAATGAGTTACAGGGTTTAAAAATTGTTGCTGCACGCACTAAAATTATTGAAATCCTAAAAACTGCAAATTTGTTGATTGCTCAAAAAGAAATCACCCATACGGTAAAATGTGCGGAACGTTCTGGAGCTCTGCTTGAGATCCTCACTACTGATCAATGGTTTATAAAAACATTACAACATAAAGAAACTATGTTAGCGCGTAGTAATCAGCTTAATTGGTATCCTAAATCAATGAAAATTCGTCTTGATAATTGGATTAATAGCATAGCGTGGGATTGGTGCATTAGTCGTCAGCGCTATTTTGGAGTACCATTTCCAGTTTGGTATTCTAAGCGTGCTGGTGAAGAAGGTAAAATATTATTTGCCAATATTGCACAATTGCCGGTTGATCCTTTAACTGATTTACCGGAAGGTTACAGCAAAGATGAAGTAGAACCTGATCGTGACGTAATGGATACCTGGGCTACCAGCAGCGTTTCTCCGCAATTAGCTACTCATGCCATTTCTAAACAATATGCCGTAGATTGGGAACGTCACTTGAAATTATTTCCCGCGGATTTAAGACCTCAAGCTCATGAAATTCTAAGAACTTGGGCTTTTTATACTATCCTTAAATCACATTTACACCAAGATAGTTTGCCGTGGAATAGTATCATGATTAGCGGCTGGTGTTTGGCGTCGGATCGTAGCAAAATGTCTAAGTCAAAAGATAATGTGATCTCACCAGAAAAATTACTGCAAGAATATGGTGCTGATGTTATTCGTTACTGGGCTGCAACTTCAAAGCTTGGTGCTGATACTGCCTACTCAGAAGACATTATGAAAAACGGCAAGCGTTTAGTCAATAAATTATGGAATGCCGCAAAATTTGTTAGCACTCATTTTGATAAATTATCTTCCACTGATTTGCTGATGTCATATAGCGAGATCAAACATAAAATCACTCACCCATTAGATCAATGGTTGATTAATAATATCGTTGATTTAACTATATCAGTACAACAGGCAATGCAAAATTATGAATATGCTTCAGCATTGCATGCGGTTGAACAATTTTTTTGGTCAAGATTTTGTGATAATTATTTAGAAATAACGAAAGTGCGAGCCTATAATGAAGAAGGCACTGATACAGAAGGACAACAAAGTACTATCCTGACTTTGTATCACAGTTTGCAAATTATATTAAAACTGTTTGCGCCCTTTATACCTCATATTACTGAGGAAATTTATAGTATATTATATCATAGCGCTGATCTTACCCATTATCAGAAAAGCATTCACGCCAGAGGAAGTTGGCCAGATGTTAAAGGATGGAAGTTTATTACCGAGAATGATAATAATATTGAGAATTTATTAATTATTTTAGCTCTGATTAGATCAGCAAAAACTGCTAAGAATTTATCAGTTAAAGCACCTATTAAACTATTAGAAGTTACCGGTTGCTCCTTATCACCAAGTTTAACTCAGGATTTGGCAAATGTAGTGACTGCCGAAATTATAAATTATGTAGATAATTTTTCTACAAAAAATGGGCATCAATTAGATGATCGGCACCTTGCAGTCAGCATAATTTATAAGATATAATGAGAGTGTTCAATGAACTGTGTCAAATCGTCATTGCGAGACCATTTATGGTCGAAGCAATCCAGTCAAACGTTTATTTCCTGGATTGCTTCGACCATAAATGGTCTCAAAGCTTGACATGCTCTATTTTTATATTGACACAGTTCATTGAACACTCTCGATATAATCGTTTACTATTCTTGAGGTGCTTGGCATTGCGTACAAAATTTTGTGAGCGTTTACGGTTTTTTAAATAAATCAACATTTTTATGTCTAAGAAGAAGAACTCCTGCCTTTTCAAAAGGCATTAATGTATTTTTTATATTCTGAATTAGCAACTTATCATCAATTTTTTCACCTATTTCAGCTATTATAGCATTAAAAATTTCTCTAAAACTCAAAGTTTCACTAATCATATATTTAAACAGATATTTTGTAAAATTTACAACTGGCAAACTAACATTCAAATTATCGCAAATTACAGGAGATTTCCAAGAATAATTAATAGAACCACCAACAAGATTAGAGTTTGCTTCTAAATAATCATAAATCTGTTTTGCTAAGCCATTTATAGTATAAAAATATGGCACATTATCTAGATCATCAAAGGAAGCTATCGTGTCTTTTTGCTTAGAAACAAAAAAACTATGGTTAATTATTTTACCTGAAATTATTTCGCACATCGCTTGTTGTTCTACTAAATCTCTTTTTTTCAGTTCAGTTAGCAGCGCTTGATCAGTAATGTAATTCTCTAGTCTTAAAAAGACTCTGCTTTGGTAATGACTAAAGTCAATAAAATGAAGACCAGCTTTAGCTACAAAATCATAAAGCTCAGGAATTGTATAAGATCTATCTTGTTTGTGTAAAAACAAATCATACATTCCTACGTCACCCATAGTAAGATCATTCATTAAATCTTTACCCCTAACATACCAATTTGAACTAGGTAAACAATTAATTATAGCCCAACCATTTTTTACCTCTTCTGCTCTAGAAGTAGCATTTTTGTTTACCATTTGCATAAGTGTTTGCATATGATAAACACCAGTACTACCATAGGTAGCATACACCATAAGACTCATACAACCTTTTTCCGTCAGAGAGTCTTTTAAAATTTTTAACCCCAAATCTGGATCTTCCAAATGATGCAAAACTCCAATACAGTTAATATGATCAAATAATCCAAGTTTTAAATTTGGGATATTTAAAATACTATCATTAACCCATTTAATATTTTTTAAACCTCTAATTTTTGCTCTTTCTTTAGCTATATCCATACTTGTTTTGCTAAAGTCTAAATATACAATTTGAGCATTTGTATCTTTTAACTGTTCAGCAAAATAAATAACAGCATCTCCAGTACCTGCACCTGCAACTAAAATTCTAAAACCATCTCTAAAACTCTCTTTGCCACTATAAAGCCAATGATTTAATTCACCCAAATAACTACCAGATATCCATATTAATCTTTTTTTCTCATCTTCTGGATCTCTTAGCGGATAGGGATAATCTAGATATTGATCTTGTACAGCTTTTATATCTTTAACAAATTTCTTAGTTTCTTTTCTGTTTTTCTTAGTCATCAATTTATTACCTAATTAACATACAAATCAATTATCACTCACTTTCAAAGCTATAATAACAAAGACTATCTGAACCAATCAATAATTGTAAAAGTTAAAGCATAATGCATAACAATAGCTAAAATAGCTGCTGCCACATCATCAATCATGACTCCTATCGCACCATTAATATTTTTATCCAACCAATCAACCGGCCATGGTTTGACTATATCAAAAAATCTAAATAAAGAAAAAGGTAATACAAATAAAAATATAAAATCTATAGCTCCGGCACTCAAATATCTTATAAGACCGGAATACTGAACAAATGCTACCGAGAACGAACAACATGTAATCATTAACATTTGTCCTACTACCTCATCGATCACAACCTCTTGAGGATCTTTTTTATCAACAAGATATAGATACTTAGTGGTAAAATATAAACCAATAATAAACAGTAATACGCAAACTAATAGTAGTATAATAAATAAGCTCAATAATTCCCTTTCAACAAACGCAAGATTTAATTTAGAAAACGAAAAAACAATTTGGTTAATTATGGTAAAATGCGCTATTATATAAGCAAGAGGAAATGCTGCTAACGATCCTAAGGTTCCAGGGCAATATTTTGCTTTACCAATAAAACAAAAAGTAACAACAAATTCTACAATCTTTTCTTTTTTTAACATCATGAATATTATTTTATAAAAATCTATTCTAGTATATTATTATGCATAATTATAATAATTTTTCCAAGGGAACAAAAGCCGTTGCTCTGGGATACAATGAAAAAACAGATATCGCACCAAAAATATTGGCTAGCGGTAATAATTTAATTGCTGATCAAATACTTGATATAGCGAGAAAAAACAATATACCAATTCATTATGATGCAGACTTAGTAAAAACTTTATCTATACTGGAAATTAACTCATATATTCCGTTGGAAGTTTACGGAGTAGTTGCTAAGATTATATCTCATATTTATGAA
It encodes the following:
- a CDS encoding EscU/YscU/HrcU family type III secretion system export apparatus switch protein, with the translated sequence MHNYNNFSKGTKAVALGYNEKTDIAPKILASGNNLIADQILDIARKNNIPIHYDADLVKTLSILEINSYIPLEVYGVVAKIISHIYEKNNQVKNKYTK
- a CDS encoding phosphatidylglycerophosphatase A, whose product is MLKKEKIVEFVVTFCFIGKAKYCPGTLGSLAAFPLAYIIAHFTIINQIVFSFSKLNLAFVERELLSLFIILLLVCVLLFIIGLYFTTKYLYLVDKKDPQEVVIDEVVGQMLMITCCSFSVAFVQYSGLIRYLSAGAIDFIFLFVLPFSLFRFFDIVKPWPVDWLDKNINGAIGVMIDDVAAAILAIVMHYALTFTIIDWFR
- a CDS encoding class I SAM-dependent methyltransferase — its product is MTKKNRKETKKFVKDIKAVQDQYLDYPYPLRDPEDEKKRLIWISGSYLGELNHWLYSGKESFRDGFRILVAGAGTGDAVIYFAEQLKDTNAQIVYLDFSKTSMDIAKERAKIRGLKNIKWVNDSILNIPNLKLGLFDHINCIGVLHHLEDPDLGLKILKDSLTEKGCMSLMVYATYGSTGVYHMQTLMQMVNKNATSRAEEVKNGWAIINCLPSSNWYVRGKDLMNDLTMGDVGMYDLFLHKQDRSYTIPELYDFVAKAGLHFIDFSHYQSRVFLRLENYITDQALLTELKKRDLVEQQAMCEIISGKIINHSFFVSKQKDTIASFDDLDNVPYFYTINGLAKQIYDYLEANSNLVGGSINYSWKSPVICDNLNVSLPVVNFTKYLFKYMISETLSFREIFNAIIAEIGEKIDDKLLIQNIKNTLMPFEKAGVLLLRHKNVDLFKKP
- a CDS encoding valine--tRNA ligase, which gives rise to MQELLKNYNFHENEQKWQLYWLQHNIYVWDQDEARENSFIVDTPPPTVSGQLHIGHVYSYTQTDFIVRFQRMMGKNIFYPIGFDDNGLPTERLVEKQKQVKASLMERKEFIELCKQVVTVEEEKFRSLFRQIALSVDWTLEYQTINPLSQQISQMSFLDLAAKDEVFRDQQPMLWDPVDQTALAQADIEDKEKSSFMNDVVFYTDKGEQLIIATTRPEMLAACVAVLFHPDDSRYQHLQNQYAITPLFEVKVPIIADELVQPDKGSGLVMCCTFGDITDIKWWQKHQLPLKIIINKFGQIADITFDSNCQNIHKATDFANELQGLKIVAARTKIIEILKTANLLIAQKEITHTVKCAERSGALLEILTTDQWFIKTLQHKETMLARSNQLNWYPKSMKIRLDNWINSIAWDWCISRQRYFGVPFPVWYSKRAGEEGKILFANIAQLPVDPLTDLPEGYSKDEVEPDRDVMDTWATSSVSPQLATHAISKQYAVDWERHLKLFPADLRPQAHEILRTWAFYTILKSHLHQDSLPWNSIMISGWCLASDRSKMSKSKDNVISPEKLLQEYGADVIRYWAATSKLGADTAYSEDIMKNGKRLVNKLWNAAKFVSTHFDKLSSTDLLMSYSEIKHKITHPLDQWLINNIVDLTISVQQAMQNYEYASALHAVEQFFWSRFCDNYLEITKVRAYNEEGTDTEGQQSTILTLYHSLQIILKLFAPFIPHITEEIYSILYHSADLTHYQKSIHARGSWPDVKGWKFITENDNNIENLLIILALIRSAKTAKNLSVKAPIKLLEVTGCSLSPSLTQDLANVVTAEIINYVDNFSTKNGHQLDDRHLAVSIIYKI